The Lachnospiraceae bacterium KM106-2 nucleotide sequence AAGAGCTTATTTGTCCAACTTGATCTATTTGCGAGAAATACTCACACAATAGGAAACTATATGCCTTGTCCAGATGAAAAATATAATTTTGAGAAGGGTAATTATACAAAATATAAGGATCGATTAGAATTATTTTATGAGGATAAGGAAAATGAAACAAGAAGAAAATGGCTGGATCAATATAAAGAATTGCTAGAACTTGATTCTATCCTAGGAAGTAGAGAGCTTTTAGAGTTTGAATTCAAGGGAAAGAAAATGAGTAAGGAAGATATTGTACCTTACACAAAATATCTTGAGGCGGTAAATAGTTTAATTGAGAAGAGAGGTAAAACAATTATAAGAAGTTTAACGAAGGTAAAAGAAAAAAGAAGCAATCAGTAAGTTCGGGATTGCTTCTTTTTTGTATTTATAAGAGCTAAATTTACAGAGATTTGACAAATATTTGAGGTGATCGTTACTTGCCAGTGATAGCATGAGGTTAAAAAGGAGGATGAAGAGTGTGAAGAAAATCAAACGAAGAGTATTAACATGGTTTATGATCATGCTGATGGTAGGCACTACCGTTAAAGTTCCGATTAGTCATGCCGAAAGCAGTAAGAAATTAGCCGAAGGGGATAGCACAGATACTACCTCTGTTATGGAATCTGATGAAATAGTAAAAGGATTCGATAACAATAAAACAACTCTTAATATGCAGTTATATGCGCGATATAACTCCAAGGTTGCAGATCCTGATGGCGGAAGCTTAGAGATTGTTGAATATAATGAGAAGAATGGTTATGCCTATTCAGTAAGTGGTGTAAAGGGGATGATCATTGCTTCGGAAGTTAAGAATGTAAAAAAACGTGATAAAGTAGCAGAGATAAGCGGCATAGAATATGATGTGAAGCCATTAGTAGAGGAAAAAGGAGCTGCCTATGGTGATATTACCAGTGTAGCTATTTCACCAGATGGAACTCAATTAGCAGCGGCAATCCAACATAAGGAATATGATCAAAAAGGATATGTAGCTGTTTTTACATGTAATGAAGATGGTACGTTAGCTGATCCCGTTCTATATGATGCTGGTGTTCAGCCGGATATGGTTACCTTTGCAAATGATACAACAATATTATCTGCAGATGAAGGCGAGCCACGCAACGGTTATACCGAAGGAACGGTTGATCCAAAAGGAAGCGTTTCTATCATTAACTTATCAGAGAAGACATCAAAACAAGTAGATTTTTCTTCTTTTAGTACAGAGGAGCTTACAGCGAAAAATATTATCTTGGGGGTTGCCAACGGTAATGTGATTGCACCAGAAGCAGACTTAGAGCCAGAATATATTACGGTTACGAAAGATGGTAAGACGGCATATGTATCACTGCAGGAGGCAAATGCCATCGCTGTCTTAGATATCGCATCCATGAGTTTTACAGGTATTTATTCTTGTGGATTTGAGGATTATAGTAAAACTTCTGTAGATATTGTAGAAGATGGAAAATACGAAGCTAAGAACTATGAAAATTTAATCGGAGCAAGAATGCCGGATGGAATTTCCCTTTATGAGAAAGATGGTAAGAACTATCTGATTACTGCAAATGAAGGAGACTCCAGAGAATGGGGTGACTATTCTAATGAGAGCAAAACAAAGAAATTAACAGGTTCCAATGTAAAGGTACTTGATCCAGAAAGTTGCCAAGGACTACCTAGTGGTAAAACAACATTATTTGGCGGCAGAAGTTTTACCATGTTTGAAGTAACGGCGGACGGAATGAAAGAAGTCTATGATTCGGACAATGGTTTTGAGGAGAAGACAGCTTCCTTCCTGCCAGAATATTTTAACTGTTCTAATGATGATGTCAAGGCAGATTCTAGGAGTACAAAGAAAGGTCCGGAAGCAGAAAATGTCACAGTCGGTACTGTGAATGGAAGAACTTATGCTTTTGTAGCATTAGAGAGAATCGGCGGTATCATGGTTTATGATATAACTGATCCGGAGTATGTAGTTTACAGTAATTATATCAATAGTCGTGAGTTTACAAGTGAGCTCGCTGGAGATGTATCTCCTGAGGGACTTTGCTTTATTCAATCTAATGGAGAGGAAAAGGCAGTACTTCTTGCAGCTTGTGAAGTTAGTGGAACATTAGCAGCTTATGAATTGACCCCATATGATAGAAATGAGATCGTAATCCTTTATACAAATGATGTTCACAATGCTTATGTAAGAGACAAGAATGGAGCTATGGGATATGCAGCGGTAGCAGCATACAAAAAGACATTAGAAGCACAGGGATTGGATGTTACCTTAGTGGATAATGGTGATGCGATCCAAGGTGGTGTCATCGGTGCTTTATCCAAGGGACAGTACATAATTGATATTATGGAGAAGACAGGATATGATCTTGCATGTCCTGGTAACCATGAATTTGACTTCGGAATGGATAACTTCCTAAATATTGCAAAGAGTACCTCATTTGACTATGTATCTTGTAACTTTATGGATAAGCAAAAAGGGGATGGGCAATCAGTCCTTGATCCATATAAGATATTTGATATCAATGGTAAGAAAGTTGCAATCGTCGGAATTACAACACCTGAAACATTTACGAAATCAACGCCGACATTTTTCCAAGATGACAAAGGAAATTATATTTATAGCTTCTGTGAAGGAAATCAGGGTACTGATCTCTATCAACAAGTTCAAAAGAGTATCAATGATGCAAAAGCAGAAGGTGCAGATTATATCATTGCATTAGGCCATTTAGGAACAGATCCTTCCAGTGAACCATGGAGATCAGAAGATGTTATTGCGAATACAACCGGAATCGATGCATTTTTAGATGGACACTCTCATAGTACTATTGAAAGTCAGAAATGCATGGATAAGAGCGGGAAGAAAGTACTATTAAGTTCAACCGGAACAAAGCTCACTTCACTAGGACAGTTAGTTATTGATACTGACGGAACAATGAAGAGCAGCTTGATCAAAGATATTAAGAAAGATGATACGGCGACTTTAAATTATGTAAATGAGATCACCGATAAGTTTGATGCTTTACAAAAGAAGGTTGTTGCGAAGACAGAAGTGAATCTAGTTGTGAATGATCCAGTTACATCCGATCGTCTTGTTCGCTCCCAAGAAACGAACTTAGGTGATTTATGTGCTGATGCTTACCGAACTTTATTAGGAGCTGATATTGCTTTTGTAAATGGTGGCGGTGTCCGTGCAAATGTAAAAGCTGGTGACCTAACATACGGAGATATTATTTCAGTCCATCCATTTGGAAACGCAGCTTGCCTTGTAGAAGCAAAAGGACAAGAAATCTTAGATGCTTTGGAATTAGGTGCAAGGGCAGCAGGAAAAGGAGAGTCAGGCGGATTTCTTCAAGTATCCGGATTAAGTTATGATATAAATACAACCATACCTTCTTCCGTACAATTAAATGATAAAAGTGAATTTGTAGGAGTGAATGGTCCTTACCGTGTGAACCATGTTATGGTAGGTGGTGAGCCACTTGATCTTAACAAGACATACAAATTAGCTTCTCATAATTATATGTTAAAATCCGGTGGCGATGGATTCGTCATGTTTAAGGATAATAAACTATTAAAAGATGAAGTGAAATTAGATAACCAGGTTTTGATCGATTATATTGTTGATTCTCTTGGAGGGGTTGTAAAGGCAGACAGTATTTACGCTGATCCTTATGGAGAAGGAAGAATTAAAGTTATTACGGAGATGAAAGATGCAACATGCACAGAAGATGGATATCAAATGGTTGCACGAGGTGCTTCTTCCGTAAAGGAAACAACTCAAAAAGCAACTGGTCATCAATATGGTAAGATCACGATTACATGGAATGGATATGAAGCATTAGCAAGTCATATGTGCGAGAAATGTAAGGAGGTGGAGGCAGTCCCATGTACTGTGACATCTGCTGTGACAAAACAGCCTTCCACTACTGAAAAAGGAATTCGTACTTATACCGCAATCGCAGAATATAAGGGAGAAAAAGTAACAGAAACGAAGACAGAAGAACTCCCTATGGTTCCAGCTACAAGTGCTCCTGTAATACCAGCTACAAGTACACCGACTCCGGTAAATCCAGTGCAAAGTCCGACAGCATCTACTCAGCCATCACCAAGTACCAGTAAGCCAGTTAAGAAGACGAGTAAGAATATTCGATCCTTTGTAATAGGAAATGCACAATATAAAGTGTTAAAGAAGAATAAGACTGTTGCATTTGTGAAATTAACAAAAGATCGTAAGAATGCTTATACCATTCCGAAGACAGTTACTTATAAGGGAACCAAGTATAAGATAACAGAAATTTCAAAAAATGCCTTTAAAAATCGTAAGAAATTAACCAAACTAACGATTAGTGAGAATGTTACGAAGATTGGAGCAAATGCATTTAAGGGAATGAGCAAACTAAAAACGATTAAGATCAAGAGTACAAAGATTACTCGGATTGAGAAAAAGTGTTTTAGTAGCTTAAATTCCAAAGTAGTGATTACTGTACCTAAAAAGAAACTAGCAACATATAAAAAGTTATTTAAGAAAAGTGGGATCAGTAAAAAAATTATGATTACGAAATAGTGTTTCTACTTAGTTCAAATGTATTCATTCATTTTTATTAAAAGACACGGTGTAATGCCGTGTCTTTTTTTGCTATAATAAAGAGAAGAGTTTTAGATAACGTTTGAATATAGGAGCAGTTATGGCAAAGATAATGATTATAGAGGATGAAATAAATATAAGACAGGAATTGATGCAATTTCTAACTAATTCGGGTTATGAGACAAGTGCAGTTGTTGATTTTACTAATGTTGTGATGCAGGTAAAGGAGCAGAATCCAGATTTACTTTTACTCGATGTAAATCTGCCAGGAACCAACGGTCTATTGATCTGTGATCAATTACGAAGAGAGTCGGATATTCCGATCATATTCGTAACTAGTAACCGTACTTCCATGGATGAGTTAGAGTGTATGATGCGTGGAGGGGACGATTATATTGCAAAACCATATCAGATGCCTATTTTGATAGCCCGAATTACAGCGGTATTAAGAAGAACAAGGAAAGTGGAGCAAAAAGATCAAGGTTTTCTAATTTGTAAGGGAGTACGATTGGATACGACTTCAGCCATGATCTCATACGATAACCGCAAATGTGAATTGACGAAGAATGAAATGAAAATATTATATTGCCTTATGAAACATAAGGGTGCAATTATAGCACGTATGGACTTGATCAACTATTTGTGGGATAACGAAGTGTTTATTGATGATAATACACTCAGTGTCAATGTGACAAGGATTCGACATAAATTATCGGAACTAGGTGTGACTGATTTCATTGAGACGAAACGTGGATTGGGGTATCTTATATGCGATTAGTGGAATATCTAAAAGATAAAGCATTAGTACTGTTGCTACATATAACAGGAATGCTGTTCCTTTCGCTTTATTTGTTGATGACAGGCTATGCAAAGGATAATATCACGCTCATTCTATTAATGTGGGGAACTATTGTTGGAAGTTATTATAGTATCGACTTTATTAAGAGAAGAAGATACTTTAAAGATATAGAACAATTATTAGACGAGCTGGATCAACGGTATTTAATCGGAGAAGTGATGAGACCATCAGCACGACTAGAGGACAAACTTTATCGTGAAATTCTACGAAAGTCGAATAAGTCTGTTATCGAGAGGATCAATGAGCTAGAGCAGGCGCAAGTCGAGTATAAAGAATATATTGAAAGTTGGATTCATGATGTAAAATCACCGGTGGCGGCAATCGAACTGATCTGTGAAAATCATAGGGATGAAAATATGAATAACGTTCGTATGGAGATCGGAAAGATTGAGAATCAGGTAGATATGATTTTGTATTATGCCAGATTAGAAAAAGCCTATCAAGATTATATGATCCATCCGGTAGATTTAAGAGAAGCAGTGCTAACTTCGATTCATCAGAACAAACCATACTTTATTCAAAATCAAATGAGTATTCATCTGGATCTAGAGTCTGTTGTGGTCTCTACAGATGAAAAATGGGTTGAATTTTTACTGAATCAGATCTTCTCAAATTGTATGAAATATAAAAACGAGAAAGAAGCCATGGTACACATATCAGCAAGACGAGGAAAGAAAAGTGTTTCTCTTGTGATAGAAGACAATGGAATCGGGATTGTAAAAGAAGATCTTAGAAGAATATTTCAAAAAGGATTTACCGGAAAGAATGGACGAACTGGTGAGAAGGCGACTGGGATCGGCCTGTATTTATGTAAACGATTGTGTGATAAGTTAGGGATTGGGATTCACTGTGAATCAGAATATGGAAGTTATACGAGAATGATTTTAACATTTCCAGATACGGACTATTCGAAAGTCTTACAAAAATGAAAGATTACTGTAAGGTAATCTCATACCACCTGATGTTGAAATGAAGTACACTCGTTTTAGAAAGAGAAAGTGAGGACGAGTAAGATGAAAGAATATATTCGTATCTGTAATGTAGAGAAATATTATGGAGAAGGAAGTAATATCACAAAAGCAGTAAATCGAGTGAGTTTTACGGTAGATCAAGGAGAATTCCTAGGGATAATGGGAGCTTCCGGTTCTGGAAAGTCGACTCTTCTAAATATGCTTTCCACGATCGATCCGGTCACAGCAGGGCATATTTATTATGGTGATACCGATATTACCGAATTAAAAGAGGATGGGCTTTCCGAGTTTCGTAAGAATAATCTGGGGTTTGTCTTTCAAGATTTTAATCTATTAGATACGCTGACCATTGAAGAAAATATCGAACTAGCCATGACACTTCATGGGAAGAAAAAAGCAGAAATTAAGAAAGCAGTCTCTGATATTATACAACTATTGGGAATTTCCGAGATCAAGAGTAAATTTCCATATCAAGTATCAGGAGGCCAAAAACAACGTTGTGCATGTGCGAGAGCATTGGTGAATCAGCCGAAACTTATCTTAGCAGATGAACCGACCGGAGCATTGGATTCAAAGTCAGCGCAGACGCTGATGGAAACATTTCAAGGTATGAACAAAGAGATGAGAGCCACTATTCTTATGGTGACTCATGATGCATTTTCCGCAAGTTATTGTCAGAGAATTCTATTTTTAAAGGATGGCGAAATCTTTCATGAGTTAGTTCGTGGAAATGGCTCACGAAGAGAGTTTCTCAATAAGATCCTGGATGTTCTTGCAATGACAGGAGGCGACCGTAGTTATGTTGAGTAAGTTAGCCGTTCGAAATGCAAAGAGATCGATGAAAGATTATCTTGTATATTTGATCACGATGACGGGTGTCGCAGCCTTTATGTTTGCTTTTAACTCTATGATCTTTAGTTCTTCTGTACGAGCAATGTGTTCTCAAGCAATGGTGATGGGCGCCATGATGGGATTAGCGACCTTTTTCATTGTTTTGATCGTCGCATGGTTGATCAATTACATGGTCCATTTTATGCTGGAGAAACGAAGTCGAGAGTTTGGAACCTATTTATTGCTTGGCATGAAGAAAAAAGAGATTTCTAGGTTGTATATGAGAGAAAATCTTATTTTAGGTACGATCGGTCTCTTTGTTGGAACGCCCATAGGAATCTTCTTGCAGCAGGTGCTAATGACGATCTTCTTCCGCGTATTTAGTCGGAATTATTATTTGAAAATTGATATAACATGGCCTTGTATTGCGATGACATTAGGATGTTATTATGGCTGCTATCTGATCGCTCTAATTCGTAACCGAAGAATGTTTAAGAAAATGAGTATTTCAGATCTCATGCGTATGGAGAAAGAGAATGAGAAGATCGTAGAAGGGAAGACGGTGGTCAAACAATGGCTTTTAGTAGTCTGTCTCGGTTATTTCGCCTTTTTCTTTTATCAAATGTACAATGCGAATTATCAATTGGGCACCACCATACTTATGATCATATTCTTTATTGTGGCCATCTATCTGTTTTATATCGGAATGGCTTCCTTCCTTGTAGAATATATTAAACGAGGAGGC carries:
- a CDS encoding 5'-nucleotidase, translating into MKKIKRRVLTWFMIMLMVGTTVKVPISHAESSKKLAEGDSTDTTSVMESDEIVKGFDNNKTTLNMQLYARYNSKVADPDGGSLEIVEYNEKNGYAYSVSGVKGMIIASEVKNVKKRDKVAEISGIEYDVKPLVEEKGAAYGDITSVAISPDGTQLAAAIQHKEYDQKGYVAVFTCNEDGTLADPVLYDAGVQPDMVTFANDTTILSADEGEPRNGYTEGTVDPKGSVSIINLSEKTSKQVDFSSFSTEELTAKNIILGVANGNVIAPEADLEPEYITVTKDGKTAYVSLQEANAIAVLDIASMSFTGIYSCGFEDYSKTSVDIVEDGKYEAKNYENLIGARMPDGISLYEKDGKNYLITANEGDSREWGDYSNESKTKKLTGSNVKVLDPESCQGLPSGKTTLFGGRSFTMFEVTADGMKEVYDSDNGFEEKTASFLPEYFNCSNDDVKADSRSTKKGPEAENVTVGTVNGRTYAFVALERIGGIMVYDITDPEYVVYSNYINSREFTSELAGDVSPEGLCFIQSNGEEKAVLLAACEVSGTLAAYELTPYDRNEIVILYTNDVHNAYVRDKNGAMGYAAVAAYKKTLEAQGLDVTLVDNGDAIQGGVIGALSKGQYIIDIMEKTGYDLACPGNHEFDFGMDNFLNIAKSTSFDYVSCNFMDKQKGDGQSVLDPYKIFDINGKKVAIVGITTPETFTKSTPTFFQDDKGNYIYSFCEGNQGTDLYQQVQKSINDAKAEGADYIIALGHLGTDPSSEPWRSEDVIANTTGIDAFLDGHSHSTIESQKCMDKSGKKVLLSSTGTKLTSLGQLVIDTDGTMKSSLIKDIKKDDTATLNYVNEITDKFDALQKKVVAKTEVNLVVNDPVTSDRLVRSQETNLGDLCADAYRTLLGADIAFVNGGGVRANVKAGDLTYGDIISVHPFGNAACLVEAKGQEILDALELGARAAGKGESGGFLQVSGLSYDINTTIPSSVQLNDKSEFVGVNGPYRVNHVMVGGEPLDLNKTYKLASHNYMLKSGGDGFVMFKDNKLLKDEVKLDNQVLIDYIVDSLGGVVKADSIYADPYGEGRIKVITEMKDATCTEDGYQMVARGASSVKETTQKATGHQYGKITITWNGYEALASHMCEKCKEVEAVPCTVTSAVTKQPSTTEKGIRTYTAIAEYKGEKVTETKTEELPMVPATSAPVIPATSTPTPVNPVQSPTASTQPSPSTSKPVKKTSKNIRSFVIGNAQYKVLKKNKTVAFVKLTKDRKNAYTIPKTVTYKGTKYKITEISKNAFKNRKKLTKLTISENVTKIGANAFKGMSKLKTIKIKSTKITRIEKKCFSSLNSKVVITVPKKKLATYKKLFKKSGISKKIMITK
- a CDS encoding two-component response regulator BceR; amino-acid sequence: MAKIMIIEDEINIRQELMQFLTNSGYETSAVVDFTNVVMQVKEQNPDLLLLDVNLPGTNGLLICDQLRRESDIPIIFVTSNRTSMDELECMMRGGDDYIAKPYQMPILIARITAVLRRTRKVEQKDQGFLICKGVRLDTTSAMISYDNRKCELTKNEMKILYCLMKHKGAIIARMDLINYLWDNEVFIDDNTLSVNVTRIRHKLSELGVTDFIETKRGLGYLICD
- a CDS encoding sensor histidine kinase, yielding MRLVEYLKDKALVLLLHITGMLFLSLYLLMTGYAKDNITLILLMWGTIVGSYYSIDFIKRRRYFKDIEQLLDELDQRYLIGEVMRPSARLEDKLYREILRKSNKSVIERINELEQAQVEYKEYIESWIHDVKSPVAAIELICENHRDENMNNVRMEIGKIENQVDMILYYARLEKAYQDYMIHPVDLREAVLTSIHQNKPYFIQNQMSIHLDLESVVVSTDEKWVEFLLNQIFSNCMKYKNEKEAMVHISARRGKKSVSLVIEDNGIGIVKEDLRRIFQKGFTGKNGRTGEKATGIGLYLCKRLCDKLGIGIHCESEYGSYTRMILTFPDTDYSKVLQK
- a CDS encoding ABC transporter, ATP-binding protein, which produces MKEYIRICNVEKYYGEGSNITKAVNRVSFTVDQGEFLGIMGASGSGKSTLLNMLSTIDPVTAGHIYYGDTDITELKEDGLSEFRKNNLGFVFQDFNLLDTLTIEENIELAMTLHGKKKAEIKKAVSDIIQLLGISEIKSKFPYQVSGGQKQRCACARALVNQPKLILADEPTGALDSKSAQTLMETFQGMNKEMRATILMVTHDAFSASYCQRILFLKDGEIFHELVRGNGSRREFLNKILDVLAMTGGDRSYVE